From a single Alloactinosynnema sp. L-07 genomic region:
- a CDS encoding helix-turn-helix transcriptional regulator, whose translation MNENGTARMRGLAAELKALRKESELTTLQVAQRSGFSGPVLNRMENALREVTSEEVATLLAIYGIKGKERERLLDLARRSREPWVEVTVPRASRRVETLANFEAEATHIAHGSMLRVPGLLQTADYMRTIAMISGAAPARVEDVVKGRLARQRVLVKRSAPSYLAIIDEMALRRRAGSDELMADQIQHILNVNELPNVDVRVIPFDHGVHPGLTGPYIMMDFAKGDAVMRFDHLHSWMFLDNTALISKYREMSDTLLRVAFPSAETVKFLRRLEAEFRVKAKRNGSWSHGVAEVQP comes from the coding sequence ATGAACGAGAACGGCACGGCCCGGATGCGCGGTCTAGCGGCAGAACTCAAGGCACTGCGCAAGGAGTCTGAGTTGACGACTCTGCAAGTCGCGCAACGCAGCGGTTTCTCGGGACCTGTGCTCAACAGGATGGAGAATGCGCTCCGTGAGGTCACCTCGGAGGAAGTCGCCACCCTCCTGGCGATCTACGGGATAAAGGGCAAGGAGCGCGAACGGCTTCTCGATCTCGCGCGCAGATCACGAGAGCCATGGGTGGAGGTCACCGTCCCGCGCGCATCCCGCCGCGTAGAGACCCTGGCCAACTTCGAGGCCGAGGCCACCCACATCGCCCATGGCTCCATGCTGCGCGTTCCCGGCCTGCTCCAGACCGCCGACTACATGCGAACCATCGCGATGATTAGCGGCGCAGCCCCTGCTCGGGTTGAGGATGTAGTCAAAGGCCGTCTGGCCCGCCAGCGGGTGCTCGTGAAGCGAAGCGCTCCGTCGTACCTCGCCATCATCGATGAGATGGCGTTGCGCCGCAGAGCAGGCAGCGACGAACTGATGGCCGACCAGATCCAACACATCCTCAACGTCAACGAGCTGCCCAACGTCGATGTCCGAGTGATCCCGTTCGACCACGGAGTTCACCCTGGTCTGACTGGCCCCTACATCATGATGGACTTCGCCAAGGGCGACGCCGTGATGCGCTTCGATCACCTCCACTCGTGGATGTTTCTCGACAACACAGCCTTGATCTCGAAGTACCGTGAGATGTCGGATACGCTGCTTCGGGTTGCCTTTCCTTCAGCCGAAACGGTGAAGTTCCTGAGGCGGCTTGAGGCGGAATTCCGAGTGAAGGCGAAACGAAATGGATCTTGGTCACACGGAGTGGCGGAAGTCCAGCCTTAG